The region TGCGCAGCCGCGCGCTGACGTCCATCGACGAGACCCGCTTCGTGCCCGGCAGCGGCCAGAAGCGTCTGCGCTCGATGATCGAGAACCGCCCGGACTGGGTGCTCTCCCGCCAACGTGCATGGGGCGTGCCGATCACCGTCTTCGTGCACAAGGACAGCGGCGAGATCCTCAAGGACGAGACGGTCAACGCGCGCATCTTCGACGCCTTCGAGGCCGAAGGCGCGGATGCCTGGTTCGCGGACGGGGCGAAGGAGCGTTTCCTGGCCGGCAACTATGCCCCCGAAGACTGGGACATGGTCAGGGATATCCTGGATGTGTGGTTCGATTCCGGTTCCACCCACGCCTTCGTGCTGGAAAAACGCCCGGATCTCGCGCCGAACCGCAAGACTGCGGGCGGCGAGGACCACGTTCTTTACCTGGAAGGCTCGGACCAGCACCGCGGCTGGTTCCATTCCTCGCTCCTGGAAAGCTGTGGCACGCGCGGCCATGCGCCTTACGACACGGTCCTGACCCACGGCTTCACCATGGCCGAAGACGGGCGCAAGATGTCCAAGTCGCTCGGCAACCAGGTGTTCCCGCAGGACGTGATCAAGCAGTACGGTGCCGATATCCTGCGCCTGTGGGTCGCTTCGACGGACTACTGGGAGGACCAGCGCCTGGGTCAGGAAATCATCAAGACCAATGTCGACAGCTACCGCAAGCTGCGCAACACGCTACGCTGGATGCTGGGCTCTCTCGCCCATGCAACCGGCGAGGAAGTCGCCCTAGCCGACATGCCGGAGCTGGAGCGGCTGATGCTGCATCGCCTGAGCGAACTCGACGGCATGATCCGTGAAGCCTATTGGGAGTTCGACTACAAGAAGATCTTCCATCAGCTCTTCAGCTTCCTGACCGTGGAGCTGTCGGCCTTCTATTTCGATATCCGCAAGGACGCGCTTTACTGCGATCCGGCGTCGTCCACACGCCGGAAGGCGGGGCTGTTCGTGATCGACAAGCTGTTCAACTGCCTTGTGACCTGGATGGCGCCGATGCTGCCCTTCACCATGGATGAGACCTGGGTCTCCCGCTATGGCGAGGACGCTTGCGTGCACCTGGAGCAGTTCCCTGCCGTTCCCGCCGAGTGGAGGGACGAGGCGCTGGCGGCCAAGTGGGCGAAGATCAAGACCGTGCGCCGGGTCGTCACCGGCGCGCTGGAAGTCGAACGCCGTGAAAAGCGGATCGGTTCTTCGCTCGAGGCCCACCCGGTGGTGCATGTCACCGATCCCGAACTCATGGCGGCGCTCGCCGACAAGGACATGGCCGATATCACCATCACCAGCCAGCTGACGCTCAGCGCCGAGCCCGCACCGGCAGGCGCCTTCACGCTGGACGACACCAGGGGCGTTGCCGTGGTTCCGGGTCTGGCGGAAGGCCGGAAATGCGCCCGGTCCTGGAAGATCCTGCCGGAAGTCGGTTCGGATCCGGATTATCCGGACGTGACGTTGCGCGACGCGGAAGCGCTGCGCGAATGGGATGCAGCTCACGCCGCGGCGTGAGCGGCCGGCCCAATGAGCGATCCGGATCAACACGCATCGACACAGGCAGGACGGCCCCTCTTCTGGGGCCGTTACAGCGCGCTTGTCTTCCTGATCGCGCTCGCCGGCGTTATCCTGGATCAGGTGACGAAACTGTGGCTCGTCTACGGCTTCAAGCTCGCGGTCAACGGACCGGTCGAGCTGTTGCCGGTTCTGGACCTCGTCCTTGTCTGGAACCGCGGCATTTCCTATGGATTGTTCGAGCAGAACAGCGACCTCGGTCGCTGGCTTCTGGTCGTCCTGACAGGGGCCGTCACGATCGGCTTGTGGATCTGGTCAGCGCGCTGCCAGAGCAGGCTGGTGGCGCTCGCGCTGGCTCTGGTGATCGGCGGTGCGATCGGCAACGGCATCGACCGGATGGCCTTTGGCGCCGTTGTCGACTTCGTGCATTTCCACGTCGGGACATTCTCCTGGTATGTCTTCAACCTGGCAGACGTGTGGATCGTTGCGGGCGTGGCTGGTCTCCTGTATGACAGTTTCAGAAACGGTCCTAATTCAGCCGCAAAATAGCGGTCTAACACGGGACAAACGGTCTGCTGGTGGGACGCTGCCGGCATTTTCATTGAGAATCGAGGAGTCTGCTGTGGCGCGGACCATAATTGCGTTGGTGAAGAATTCTGCTGTGCTGGCCATACTGGCCGGGCTTGCCGCTTGTCAGGCTGCGGACGGCACCAGCCAGGCGCCGGATGTCGCCATTGTGAACTCGATGATGAAAGGCCTTGGCGCCGTTGATCCGAACGAAAAGCCGATCGACTACAAGCCGCGCGGCCCCCTTGCAATGCCTGCCGAGGCGTCCAAGCTGCCGGAGCCCGAAACGAATGTCGCCGGGGTGAACTCCGCGGACTGGCCGAAGCAGGACGAGAGCCAGGAGCTGAACGATCTCAAGAAGATCTATGCCAGCTCGGGCAAGCGGGGCAGCATGAACAGCGAACCGCTCAACCCCGAACAGATGCGCGGGTTCAAGATCACCGGAGTGACCGGCCAGAATCGCAATCTGGAACAGGAGCAGCGCGATGCGGAGCTTGGTCAGGGCGAATTGCTGACGCGCGAGGAGCAGCGCGCGGAATGGGAGCGCTTGCAGAAGCTGAAGGCGCAACAGGCCGGTCTCGACGAGAGCGGTCTGGCCAATCGCCGCTATCTGACCGAACCGCCGACGACCTACAGCACGCCTTCGCCGGATGCGCCGATGCCCGAGATCGTGAAGAACGACAAGAAGGCGGCCAATCGCGACATCTACGATTCCACACCGCTCCATCCGCGGTGTCTTGAAGGCGACTCGTCTTACTGTAACTGACAGTCCGGTGGCCCAACCGTCCATGACGAAATTGTAACGAGACCTTCGGGCACCCCTTCCTGTATGGAAGGACAAGGTCCGGAGGTCTTCGTGCATTCAGACCAGCTTTTCCGCGTTCCGGAAGCGCGGGAGGCTTGAACAGCAATCGTCACTGAACCACGGCGCGGTTTCGCGCGTTGGAGTTTGTCCGCAGGTAACTTTGCGGCGGACAGTATTCCAGGGCCCTGGAACGCAAGGTTCAGCCGGTCACCCACGACGGACGGAAATTGCCGAGACCTTCCGGAGCATTTGGCTTCATGTTCGCAAGAACGCGGGCAGGATGCTCCATCACATTGAAAGCGATCAACGTTCC is a window of Roseibium salinum DNA encoding:
- the ileS gene encoding isoleucine--tRNA ligase, encoding MTETDKRDYSKTLNLPQTDFPMRAGLPKKEPEILQRWETLGVYKKLRNQGKDRRKFILHDGPPYANGNIHIGHALNKTLKDIVTRSMQMMGFESNYVPGWDCHGLPIEWKIEEQYRAKGKNKDEVPINEFRKECREFAEHWIDVQREEFKRLGIEGDWDNPYLTMRFESEAVIAGELMKFAMSGQLYRGSKPVMWSVVEKTALAEAEIEYQDYQSDQIWVKFPVISAGGRDEAAVEELLEAAVVIWTTTPWTIPGNRAISYSHRIAYSLFEVTQDGLADDNWVQKGDKLILADELAADVFKNARITDFRQVRAVTADELATVTCAHPLAELDLGGYTFDVPLLDGDHVTDDAGTGFVHTAPGHGTDDFEIWMERRAELDARGIDTAIPFTVADDGFYTKDAPGFEGCEVITHKGEKGKANKAVIEKLKESGNLIGLGRLSHSYPHSWRSKKPVIFRNTPQWFVYMDKPLAGEGDTLRSRALTSIDETRFVPGSGQKRLRSMIENRPDWVLSRQRAWGVPITVFVHKDSGEILKDETVNARIFDAFEAEGADAWFADGAKERFLAGNYAPEDWDMVRDILDVWFDSGSTHAFVLEKRPDLAPNRKTAGGEDHVLYLEGSDQHRGWFHSSLLESCGTRGHAPYDTVLTHGFTMAEDGRKMSKSLGNQVFPQDVIKQYGADILRLWVASTDYWEDQRLGQEIIKTNVDSYRKLRNTLRWMLGSLAHATGEEVALADMPELERLMLHRLSELDGMIREAYWEFDYKKIFHQLFSFLTVELSAFYFDIRKDALYCDPASSTRRKAGLFVIDKLFNCLVTWMAPMLPFTMDETWVSRYGEDACVHLEQFPAVPAEWRDEALAAKWAKIKTVRRVVTGALEVERREKRIGSSLEAHPVVHVTDPELMAALADKDMADITITSQLTLSAEPAPAGAFTLDDTRGVAVVPGLAEGRKCARSWKILPEVGSDPDYPDVTLRDAEALREWDAAHAAA
- the lspA gene encoding signal peptidase II is translated as MSDPDQHASTQAGRPLFWGRYSALVFLIALAGVILDQVTKLWLVYGFKLAVNGPVELLPVLDLVLVWNRGISYGLFEQNSDLGRWLLVVLTGAVTIGLWIWSARCQSRLVALALALVIGGAIGNGIDRMAFGAVVDFVHFHVGTFSWYVFNLADVWIVAGVAGLLYDSFRNGPNSAAK